Proteins encoded by one window of Nocardia goodfellowii:
- a CDS encoding DUF6194 family protein, whose amino-acid sequence MSMDQILEEIRSADGVLELAPEPGGPFPEIAWGDHFFYYAPDGQLPQREQPYATIVTKNYPDDSSGDLDPAGRWRLNIHVGRRVFTELLGTDPREQPSPAVDFTAVDTVLPHPVYHRQGWIAIINPDVRTTAPAIALLRAAHAAARRRASRRTPAAG is encoded by the coding sequence ATGAGTATGGACCAGATTCTCGAAGAGATCCGCAGTGCGGACGGGGTACTCGAGCTCGCTCCGGAGCCGGGCGGCCCGTTCCCGGAGATCGCCTGGGGCGATCATTTCTTCTACTACGCACCCGACGGGCAGCTACCCCAGCGGGAACAGCCGTACGCGACGATCGTGACGAAGAACTATCCGGACGACAGTTCCGGTGACCTCGATCCGGCCGGACGGTGGCGCCTGAACATCCACGTCGGCAGGCGTGTATTCACCGAATTGCTCGGCACGGATCCGCGCGAGCAGCCTTCTCCCGCAGTCGATTTCACCGCGGTCGATACGGTCCTCCCGCATCCGGTGTATCACCGCCAGGGCTGGATCGCGATCATCAACCCGGACGTCCGAACGACCGCGCCCGCGATCGCCCTCCTGCGCGCGGCACACGCCGCGGCGCGGCGGCGAGCGTCCCGCCGGACACCTGCCGCAGGCTAG
- a CDS encoding LysE family translocator, whose amino-acid sequence MPVDPHLLAAFTVTTIVALVTPGPDMLFVLGCGMRGGPRAGVLATLGIVTGDALYIVAAAAGLAVLLTTFPVVFTILRLAGAAYLIYLGIQLIRQRESAHLDDPAAGTMPGRRAFFNGVVSSAANPQTFTFMVALLPQFIDPAAGPVWLQFAVLGAVLIVLEFLADGTVGVLAGRIGGWLRERRAVRRRIDAATGSLFIGLGVRLAADH is encoded by the coding sequence ATGCCCGTCGATCCGCATTTGCTCGCCGCCTTCACGGTTACCACGATCGTCGCCCTGGTCACACCGGGACCGGACATGCTGTTCGTGCTCGGATGCGGCATGCGCGGCGGGCCCCGCGCCGGAGTGCTGGCCACACTCGGGATAGTCACGGGGGACGCGCTCTATATCGTGGCGGCCGCGGCCGGGCTCGCCGTGCTGTTGACCACGTTCCCGGTCGTGTTCACGATCCTGCGCTTGGCAGGAGCCGCCTACCTGATCTACCTCGGCATCCAGCTGATCCGTCAGCGCGAAAGCGCCCACCTCGATGATCCGGCCGCAGGAACGATGCCGGGTCGGCGCGCGTTCTTCAACGGTGTGGTGTCCTCGGCGGCGAACCCCCAGACGTTCACCTTCATGGTGGCGCTGCTGCCCCAGTTCATCGACCCGGCGGCGGGTCCGGTGTGGTTACAGTTCGCCGTCCTCGGGGCCGTCCTCATCGTCCTGGAGTTTCTCGCCGACGGCACGGTCGGCGTCCTGGCCGGGCGCATCGGCGGCTGGCTGCGCGAACGGCGGGCGGTCCGGCGCCGAATCGACGCCGCGACCGGAAGCTTGTTCATCGGTCTGGGCGTTCGGCTGGCAGCCGACCATTGA
- a CDS encoding Dps family protein — MTATLSKRAIAGTLGKAETKVVGVVLQEALTDLIDLGLTAKQAHWNVVGPHFRSVHLQLDELVDSAREFSDSVAERAAALGISPDGRAATVAADATEFPSGYLSDSEVITLIVSRLDASVRKLRKHIQATETADPVTQDLLIGITAKLEEQHWMFQAQAV, encoded by the coding sequence GTGACTGCAACGCTGTCCAAGAGGGCCATCGCCGGGACACTCGGCAAGGCCGAAACCAAGGTCGTCGGCGTCGTCCTACAGGAGGCGCTCACCGACCTGATCGATTTGGGTCTCACCGCCAAGCAGGCGCATTGGAATGTCGTCGGCCCCCATTTCCGGTCGGTGCACCTGCAGCTGGACGAACTGGTCGACAGCGCCCGGGAATTCTCCGACTCGGTCGCCGAACGCGCTGCCGCGCTAGGCATTTCGCCGGACGGGCGAGCCGCCACGGTCGCCGCCGACGCCACGGAGTTCCCCTCCGGGTACCTGTCCGACAGCGAGGTCATCACGCTGATCGTGTCCCGCTTGGACGCCAGCGTCCGCAAGCTGCGCAAGCACATCCAAGCCACCGAGACCGCCGACCCGGTCACCCAGGATCTGCTCATCGGCATCACCGCCAAGCTCGAAGAACAGCACTGGATGTTCCAGGCGCAAGCCGTGTGA
- a CDS encoding EF-hand domain-containing protein, producing the protein MGGFTVAEAKAVFGKVDANSDGFITLDEYAQAVQAYGFASESAKRAALSILEKADLNGDKKISLEEFLTLVS; encoded by the coding sequence ATGGGCGGGTTTACTGTCGCGGAGGCCAAGGCGGTATTCGGGAAGGTCGACGCGAACAGTGACGGCTTCATCACCCTCGACGAGTACGCGCAGGCTGTGCAGGCGTACGGCTTCGCGAGCGAGTCGGCCAAGCGGGCCGCGCTGAGCATTTTGGAGAAGGCCGATTTGAACGGCGACAAGAAGATCAGCCTCGAGGAATTCCTGACCCTCGTCAGCTGA
- a CDS encoding asparaginase has protein sequence MPRVLLIATGDTIAYRLRSTRPAVASGAQLLAAAGIGATVADVSVEDVMAEPSWDTSPATMLTLARRVHTAVLDDGFDAVVVTHGIDTLEETAFLTDLMAGPAARASIVFTGALRALDDPRSDGPDNLSAALAAAVDPGSRGLGALVCFDRELHAARWATLADTTGSPAYSSAPYPRLGYVAPGGEISRTAPAPPRPPDLDGTPETDVALIKTYPGMTAEMLTTTVDAGARGIVLEGTGFGNVPVELFTAISELTSWDIPVVVASRARTRPAAVGKPFDGTAMATTVGAISSGGLPPAHARIALMAALAGGGVAAARQWFEQL, from the coding sequence ATGCCGCGCGTACTCCTGATAGCCACCGGCGACACGATCGCTTACCGCCTGCGTTCGACCCGGCCCGCGGTCGCCTCGGGTGCGCAACTGCTGGCAGCCGCGGGCATCGGCGCCACCGTGGCGGACGTCTCTGTCGAAGACGTGATGGCCGAGCCCAGTTGGGATACCTCACCCGCCACCATGCTGACCTTGGCGCGCCGGGTGCACACCGCCGTACTCGACGACGGATTCGATGCCGTGGTCGTCACCCACGGCATCGATACCCTGGAAGAGACGGCCTTCCTCACCGACCTGATGGCCGGTCCGGCGGCCCGGGCTTCGATCGTTTTCACCGGTGCCCTGCGCGCCCTGGACGATCCGCGCAGCGACGGCCCGGACAACCTGTCCGCGGCGCTCGCGGCGGCCGTCGATCCCGGCTCGCGTGGACTCGGCGCGCTCGTCTGCTTCGACCGCGAACTGCACGCCGCCCGCTGGGCGACGCTGGCCGACACGACCGGCTCGCCGGCGTACTCGTCGGCCCCGTATCCCCGCCTCGGCTACGTCGCACCGGGCGGTGAAATCTCCCGGACCGCTCCCGCGCCGCCGCGACCGCCCGATCTGGACGGCACACCGGAAACCGATGTGGCACTGATCAAAACCTACCCGGGCATGACCGCCGAAATGCTGACCACCACCGTCGATGCCGGGGCGCGGGGAATTGTGCTCGAAGGCACCGGTTTCGGGAACGTGCCTGTCGAACTGTTCACCGCCATCAGCGAATTGACCAGCTGGGATATCCCAGTCGTCGTGGCGTCGCGCGCCCGCACCCGCCCGGCCGCTGTCGGCAAACCCTTCGACGGCACCGCGATGGCTACGACGGTGGGCGCGATCAGTTCCGGGGGGTTGCCCCCGGCGCACGCCCGCATCGCACTGATGGCCGCGCTCGCGGGCGGCGGTGTGGCCGCGGCCCGCCAGTGGTTCGAACAGCTGTGA
- a CDS encoding ATP-dependent Clp protease ATP-binding subunit produces MPKINVYVPDELAEAIKVTGVPVSAICQRALEQSVRRVTAIRATVLGDLDTDDPTAQLARFTDRTREVIRLAVEQARIERGHDVGTEHLLHALLAQGTNLAVQVLRAMEVDPAQVQRALAAATSSTTASTTDSSGTRFSGSAANAFELTVIEAMALGHNYVGCEHLLLGLIGEPDGTGGQVLRDMGIDQRSARRAVVAALAGYTHLRAQSAETATTDASAMIAAVVRAELRPVLDRIERLEQRSDVSQG; encoded by the coding sequence ATGCCCAAGATCAACGTCTATGTGCCGGACGAGTTGGCCGAAGCCATAAAGGTGACGGGTGTGCCGGTTTCGGCGATCTGCCAACGTGCGCTCGAGCAGTCGGTGCGGCGGGTGACGGCGATCCGCGCCACGGTGCTCGGCGATCTCGATACCGACGATCCGACCGCTCAGCTCGCCCGATTCACCGACCGCACGCGCGAGGTGATCCGGCTGGCCGTCGAGCAAGCACGGATCGAGCGCGGGCACGACGTCGGCACCGAACATCTGCTGCACGCCCTGCTCGCCCAAGGGACGAACCTGGCCGTGCAGGTGCTCCGCGCTATGGAGGTCGACCCCGCTCAGGTGCAACGCGCCCTTGCTGCCGCGACGTCATCCACGACCGCATCGACCACCGATTCGTCCGGGACCCGGTTCAGCGGTTCCGCGGCCAACGCGTTCGAGTTGACGGTGATCGAAGCGATGGCGCTGGGCCACAACTACGTGGGGTGCGAGCATCTGCTGCTGGGTCTGATCGGTGAACCCGACGGCACCGGCGGGCAGGTGTTGCGAGACATGGGTATCGACCAGCGTTCGGCACGCCGGGCAGTGGTCGCCGCACTGGCCGGATATACGCATCTGCGCGCCCAGTCGGCGGAGACGGCGACGACGGACGCGTCGGCGATGATCGCCGCGGTGGTGCGAGCGGAATTGCGCCCCGTGCTCGACCGGATCGAACGGCTGGAACAGCGTTCCGATGTGTCGCAGGGCTGA
- a CDS encoding DUF6010 family protein encodes MLSTVANIVVPILIGGVYAVLMSLIREPHRRKFNAIMVAGAGAAYLSGGGLGAWEYVFAAAITYCAFRGLDSWTFIGIAWLLHTVSDILHHLKGNPIVPFAHNSSFGCAICDPVIALWCLRGGPDLLAFLRKRSAEPTFIDK; translated from the coding sequence ATGCTGTCCACTGTCGCCAATATCGTTGTGCCGATACTGATCGGCGGCGTCTACGCCGTGCTGATGTCACTGATCCGCGAACCGCATCGCCGCAAGTTCAACGCGATCATGGTCGCCGGTGCCGGAGCCGCCTATCTCAGTGGCGGCGGCCTCGGCGCCTGGGAGTACGTGTTCGCCGCGGCGATCACCTACTGTGCGTTCCGCGGCCTGGATTCATGGACGTTCATCGGCATCGCCTGGCTGTTGCACACCGTTTCGGACATCTTGCATCACCTGAAAGGCAACCCGATCGTTCCCTTCGCGCACAATTCCTCCTTCGGCTGCGCGATTTGCGACCCTGTGATCGCGCTGTGGTGCCTGCGTGGCGGCCCCGATCTGCTTGCTTTCCTGCGTAAACGCTCCGCCGAGCCGACCTTTATTGATAAGTAA
- a CDS encoding GlxA family transcriptional regulator, whose product MHTVAVLALDGVIPFDLSTPVEVFDRTRLPDGRRAYRIHICAERPEVDAGTFTLRAPWGLEAVAAADTVIVPGVADPTAPLSPAVRDTIRAAAAAGTRIASICTGTFPLAATGLLDGLRATTHWIVADLLAATYPRVEVDPDVLYVDNGQILTSAGAAAGLDLCLHLIRRDYGSAVAADAARLSVMPLEREGGQAQFIVQQLPPAPHGTALEPLLLWLQDNMSRDLTIAEIAAEAGTSARTLLRQFRTQTGTTPLRWLHRARIRRAQHLLGTTDHTVERVGAQVGFGSPTAFRDNFKRTVGVPPNAYRRAFR is encoded by the coding sequence ATGCACACGGTCGCGGTTCTGGCCTTGGACGGGGTCATACCCTTCGATCTGTCCACCCCCGTCGAGGTTTTCGACCGCACCCGCCTGCCGGACGGCCGCCGCGCCTACCGGATCCACATCTGCGCCGAGCGGCCGGAGGTGGACGCGGGCACGTTCACGCTGCGGGCACCGTGGGGCCTGGAGGCCGTGGCCGCCGCCGATACCGTGATCGTCCCGGGCGTCGCCGATCCGACCGCGCCGCTCTCGCCGGCCGTGCGCGACACGATCCGCGCCGCCGCCGCGGCGGGCACCAGAATCGCCTCCATCTGCACCGGAACCTTCCCCTTGGCTGCCACCGGCCTGCTGGACGGACTGCGGGCGACCACCCATTGGATCGTGGCGGACCTGCTGGCGGCCACCTATCCGCGGGTCGAGGTCGATCCGGACGTGCTGTACGTCGACAACGGCCAGATCCTCACCTCCGCCGGTGCGGCGGCGGGACTGGATCTGTGTCTGCACCTGATCCGCCGCGATTACGGCTCGGCCGTGGCGGCCGACGCGGCGCGGCTGTCGGTGATGCCGCTGGAACGCGAAGGCGGACAAGCCCAGTTCATCGTCCAGCAGCTCCCGCCCGCACCGCACGGCACCGCCTTGGAGCCGCTGCTGCTGTGGTTGCAGGACAACATGTCCCGCGATCTCACCATCGCCGAGATCGCCGCCGAAGCGGGCACCAGCGCCCGAACCCTGTTGCGGCAGTTCCGCACGCAGACCGGCACCACGCCACTGCGCTGGCTGCACCGCGCCCGGATCCGCCGCGCCCAGCATCTGCTGGGAACCACCGACCACACGGTCGAACGCGTCGGTGCGCAGGTGGGTTTCGGCTCACCGACCGCGTTCCGCGACAACTTCAAACGCACCGTCGGCGTCCCCCCGAACGCCTACCGCCGCGCCTTCAGGTGA
- a CDS encoding GlxA family transcriptional regulator: protein MAIVTVLALDDVLGFEVMLSGMVFGAANSISGSDHYDIRVVAKGRSATVAPVHGAVQLRTQWDIDSVAEADIVMIPGKAGFLCEPDALVVDALLAAAERGARLASVCVGAFTLAATGLLDGLRATTHWEYAAELARRHPRVEVDSSVLFIDNGAVLTSAGAVAGLDLCLHMVRQDLGAAVAADTARRLVMPPQRDGGQAQFIAHTDPESTDVSLRPVLEWMQRNLHRPLTLDDIAGHAAISVRSLNRRFRAEIGTTPLQWLLRARVHRAQQLLETTELSVERIAEEAGFGAATTLRYHFARVTRTSPQAYRNSFQHREVAREDRMAG, encoded by the coding sequence ATGGCGATCGTGACAGTGCTGGCATTGGATGACGTACTCGGATTCGAGGTGATGCTGTCGGGCATGGTGTTCGGCGCGGCGAACTCGATCTCGGGCAGCGACCACTACGACATCAGGGTCGTGGCGAAGGGCCGTTCGGCCACCGTCGCTCCCGTGCACGGAGCGGTCCAGCTGCGGACGCAGTGGGATATCGACAGTGTCGCCGAAGCCGACATCGTCATGATTCCCGGCAAGGCCGGATTCCTGTGCGAGCCGGACGCACTCGTCGTCGACGCCCTCCTGGCCGCGGCCGAGCGCGGCGCCCGGCTGGCCTCGGTCTGTGTCGGCGCCTTCACCCTCGCCGCCACCGGACTCCTGGATGGGCTGCGGGCGACCACGCATTGGGAATACGCCGCGGAGCTGGCGCGCCGGCATCCGCGGGTGGAGGTGGATTCGTCGGTGCTGTTCATCGACAACGGCGCGGTGCTCACCTCGGCCGGCGCCGTCGCCGGCCTGGATCTGTGCCTGCACATGGTGCGTCAGGATCTCGGGGCGGCGGTCGCCGCCGACACCGCCCGGCGCCTCGTGATGCCGCCGCAGCGGGACGGTGGGCAAGCGCAGTTCATCGCCCATACCGATCCCGAGAGCACGGATGTCTCGCTGCGACCCGTGCTGGAGTGGATGCAGCGCAACCTGCACCGTCCGTTGACGCTCGACGACATCGCCGGGCACGCCGCCATCAGCGTGCGGAGCTTGAATCGCCGCTTCCGCGCGGAGATCGGGACCACACCGCTGCAATGGTTGTTGCGCGCCCGCGTCCATCGGGCGCAGCAGTTGCTGGAGACCACCGAGTTGTCCGTCGAGCGCATCGCCGAGGAAGCGGGATTCGGCGCCGCGACCACGCTGCGCTATCACTTCGCACGAGTGACCCGCACGTCGCCGCAGGCGTACCGCAACAGTTTTCAGCATCGGGAGGTTGCCCGGGAGGACCGGATGGCGGGCTAG
- a CDS encoding nuclear transport factor 2 family protein, translating into MTVQHIDPAQFGFPTTDLAVAADELVARVSPPLVYNHCVRSYLFAREVAAAEGLRADADYDAELLYLGSVLHDLGATEHANGDQRFEVDGADAAAEFLRGRGVEESRVQTVWNAVALHTSDGIAHRFGPIEALVQRGTGVDIVGRDRELLPDGFADRVHAVWPRHDLGYAFGEMLARQVRDNPAKGSSFTFPGQVCQLYYPTHGTVTWFDIVDNAGWNDRPVRVGGGAVGAATPHELAALFARFFNAGDLDALMSLYEPAAVLFTGPGVRQAGTAAIRTALEAMIASGAKIELHSRRIHVAGELALIANDAIVSGTGEPVRSASTEIARRGSDGSWRYVLDDPYFSV; encoded by the coding sequence ATGACTGTTCAGCACATCGATCCGGCCCAGTTCGGATTCCCCACAACCGATCTCGCCGTCGCGGCCGACGAGTTGGTCGCCCGGGTGTCACCGCCGCTCGTCTACAACCACTGCGTCCGCAGCTACTTGTTCGCACGTGAGGTCGCGGCCGCGGAGGGACTGCGCGCCGACGCGGACTACGACGCGGAGTTGCTCTATCTCGGCAGCGTGCTGCACGACCTGGGCGCGACCGAGCACGCCAACGGCGATCAGCGTTTCGAGGTCGACGGCGCCGATGCCGCAGCGGAATTTCTCCGCGGCCGCGGTGTCGAGGAAAGCAGAGTGCAGACCGTCTGGAACGCGGTGGCGCTGCACACCAGCGACGGGATCGCACACCGCTTCGGTCCGATCGAGGCGTTGGTCCAACGCGGCACCGGTGTGGATATCGTCGGCCGCGACCGAGAGCTGTTGCCGGACGGGTTCGCCGATCGCGTTCATGCCGTCTGGCCGCGCCACGACCTCGGATACGCGTTCGGCGAGATGCTGGCCCGGCAGGTGCGCGACAATCCGGCCAAGGGCAGCTCGTTCACCTTTCCCGGTCAGGTGTGTCAGCTGTATTACCCCACGCACGGAACGGTGACCTGGTTCGACATCGTCGACAACGCGGGCTGGAACGACCGGCCGGTCCGAGTCGGTGGTGGAGCTGTCGGGGCAGCGACCCCGCACGAGCTGGCGGCGCTGTTCGCGCGATTCTTCAACGCCGGCGACCTCGACGCGTTGATGTCGCTGTATGAACCCGCGGCCGTACTGTTCACCGGTCCCGGTGTGCGGCAAGCCGGTACGGCGGCGATCCGGACGGCGCTCGAAGCCATGATCGCTTCGGGGGCGAAGATCGAGCTCCACTCCCGCCGGATCCACGTCGCCGGAGAACTCGCGTTGATCGCCAACGACGCCATTGTGTCCGGCACGGGCGAGCCCGTCCGATCCGCGTCTACCGAAATCGCCCGGCGCGGCAGCGACGGATCTTGGCGTTACGTGCTGGACGACCCCTACTTCTCGGTCTGA
- a CDS encoding HD domain-containing protein, with product MSLSRRAAIAAGIAGTAAVSMPTRARANADPLALPATPLADDALRMITGALEPHLRNHSVRGFLFGRAVSAERGLRPGTDYDEETMFLICALHDLGLSERANGAQRFEMDGADYAAQYLEARGITDDRVDIIWDAIAAHTSGFSDSPVYRRRRPAEIWISVTGIGLDLSGGPEDLPPGFADHVHAVYPRLGGVRALTASVERQVVADPRKAPPGSLPGEILRLRHPELAPFSWDTVLETNRWGD from the coding sequence GTGTCACTATCCCGACGTGCCGCCATCGCGGCCGGAATCGCCGGCACCGCGGCGGTTTCCATGCCCACCCGAGCGCGGGCGAACGCGGACCCGCTGGCCCTTCCGGCCACACCGCTGGCCGACGACGCCTTACGAATGATCACCGGTGCGCTGGAGCCGCATCTACGAAATCACAGCGTTCGGGGGTTTCTGTTCGGTCGCGCCGTCTCGGCCGAACGCGGACTGCGACCGGGGACGGACTACGACGAGGAGACCATGTTCCTCATCTGTGCGCTGCATGACCTGGGCCTGTCCGAAAGGGCCAATGGCGCACAACGTTTCGAGATGGACGGCGCGGATTACGCCGCACAGTATCTGGAGGCGCGCGGCATCACCGACGACCGGGTCGACATCATCTGGGACGCTATCGCCGCGCATACCTCCGGGTTCAGCGACTCCCCCGTCTACCGGCGCCGCCGCCCCGCCGAAATCTGGATCTCGGTGACCGGAATCGGCCTCGATCTGAGCGGTGGCCCGGAGGATCTGCCGCCCGGATTCGCCGACCATGTGCACGCCGTCTATCCACGCCTCGGCGGCGTCCGCGCGCTCACCGCCTCGGTCGAGCGCCAGGTGGTCGCCGATCCACGTAAGGCGCCGCCCGGCAGCTTGCCGGGGGAGATTCTGCGGCTCCGGCATCCGGAACTGGCGCCGTTCAGCTGGGACACCGTGCTGGAGACCAACCGCTGGGGGGACTGA
- a CDS encoding DJ-1/PfpI family protein, with amino-acid sequence MTTYGLLIFDQVEELDFAGPWEVFTASSRLRGDVDTAVLVAETPDVVRCAKGLRVLPDHTVHDHPALDVLLVPGGYGARVIQPHNPVVTEWIAGTAATAAWTTGVCTGAFLLHAAGVARGRRVATHWKYEDDLERLGEVTVVRDARYVVSGNLVTSQGVSAGIDSALWLVGALHGRDHARAVRRVIQYDPAPPYLADEPLTVPGTAGSGWE; translated from the coding sequence ATGACAACCTACGGACTATTGATCTTCGACCAGGTCGAGGAGCTGGATTTCGCCGGACCCTGGGAGGTCTTCACCGCCTCCTCGAGGCTGCGCGGCGACGTCGATACCGCGGTACTCGTCGCCGAGACGCCCGACGTCGTGCGCTGCGCCAAGGGTCTGCGAGTGCTGCCCGACCACACGGTGCACGATCATCCCGCGCTGGACGTCCTCCTGGTCCCGGGCGGGTACGGTGCCCGCGTCATCCAGCCGCACAACCCGGTGGTGACCGAGTGGATCGCCGGCACCGCCGCGACCGCCGCCTGGACGACCGGCGTCTGCACCGGCGCGTTTCTGCTCCATGCCGCCGGAGTGGCCCGGGGCCGCCGAGTGGCCACGCACTGGAAATACGAGGACGATCTGGAGCGGCTCGGCGAGGTCACCGTCGTCCGCGACGCCCGCTACGTCGTGTCGGGCAATCTGGTTACCAGCCAAGGGGTTTCGGCCGGGATCGACAGCGCTCTGTGGCTGGTCGGGGCGTTGCACGGTCGCGACCACGCCCGGGCCGTCCGCCGCGTCATCCAGTACGATCCCGCACCGCCCTATCTCGCCGACGAGCCCCTTACCGTCCCCGGAACGGCCGGAAGTGGTTGGGAGTGA
- a CDS encoding Dyp-type peroxidase → MFPERLSRRALVGTALASAGAATAGAVLTRMPESPAPAVEPFHGKHQAGIATRAQSHALFLACDIARPDRGALRDLLATWTATAAALTAGDPAPEKPDTPVGLSAHTDFATGLNPAHLTVTFGLGPALFDDRFGLADRRPAHLWTLPEFAGDALNPAWCGGDILVQICADDAQIVSHTFRALRAGMPGLARMRWTQQGFLSRPADGGTPRNMFGHKDGTANPASGTREFADTVWVDSPAEPAWFRNGTYLVFRKIRMRTAEWDQLPTVVHDQIIGRRRSDGAPLGAHGEFDPIDLEARTARGDLAIPADAHVRLVHGIPMLRRGYNYDYGLLTTADQDTEAVAPHSHAPGTDADHTHGGHDRLDVGLLFAAYQNNPPGQFIRAQRLMAATDPLTPLIQHTGSALFAIPPGAAPGAPIAAALDL, encoded by the coding sequence ATGTTTCCGGAGCGACTGTCCCGGCGTGCGCTCGTCGGGACGGCGCTCGCCTCGGCCGGCGCGGCCACCGCCGGTGCCGTGCTTACCCGCATGCCTGAATCCCCTGCTCCCGCCGTGGAGCCGTTCCACGGAAAGCATCAGGCAGGTATCGCCACTCGCGCCCAATCGCACGCACTGTTTCTCGCATGCGATATCGCACGGCCGGATCGGGGCGCGCTGCGCGATCTACTGGCGACCTGGACCGCGACTGCCGCCGCGCTCACCGCAGGCGACCCGGCTCCCGAAAAGCCGGACACGCCAGTGGGACTGAGTGCGCACACCGATTTCGCGACCGGCCTGAATCCAGCCCATCTGACCGTCACCTTCGGATTGGGCCCGGCCTTGTTCGACGACCGCTTCGGGCTCGCCGACCGGCGACCGGCGCACCTGTGGACGCTGCCCGAATTCGCCGGTGACGCACTGAATCCCGCCTGGTGTGGCGGAGACATCCTGGTGCAGATCTGCGCGGACGACGCCCAGATCGTCAGCCACACCTTCCGCGCACTGCGGGCGGGCATGCCCGGCCTGGCCCGGATGCGCTGGACCCAGCAGGGCTTCCTGAGCCGACCGGCCGACGGCGGTACACCACGGAATATGTTCGGGCACAAGGACGGAACCGCCAACCCGGCTTCCGGCACCCGGGAATTCGCCGATACGGTATGGGTCGACTCCCCCGCCGAGCCCGCCTGGTTCAGAAACGGAACCTACCTGGTGTTCCGCAAGATCCGGATGCGGACCGCCGAATGGGACCAGCTACCGACGGTGGTCCACGACCAGATCATCGGGCGACGACGGAGCGACGGCGCTCCACTCGGGGCGCACGGCGAATTCGATCCGATCGATCTCGAAGCACGTACCGCCAGAGGGGATCTCGCCATCCCGGCCGATGCCCATGTGCGCTTGGTACACGGCATTCCCATGCTGCGCCGCGGCTACAACTACGACTACGGCCTGCTCACCACCGCCGACCAGGATACGGAAGCAGTCGCACCGCACAGCCATGCACCGGGGACCGATGCCGACCATACGCACGGCGGCCACGATCGACTCGACGTCGGCCTCCTGTTCGCCGCATACCAGAACAACCCGCCCGGCCAATTCATCCGGGCCCAGCGACTCATGGCCGCCACCGACCCGCTGACGCCGCTGATCCAGCACACCGGCAGCGCACTGTTCGCCATCCCGCCGGGCGCTGCCCCTGGCGCACCGATCGCCGCCGCTCTCGACCTCTGA